A single region of the Catenulispora sp. GP43 genome encodes:
- a CDS encoding RHS repeat-associated core domain-containing protein yields MTKQANDAYNDRIAAAKACQSALGKAQGDGIHNKSWWDHVAEDLSEWGGKIAEIANDLAPFLDVLALATSWIPGVDVVTAALAEADNIIALVGTGMQIAGDAMQGHWGDALMGVGMLGAQYLGGKMFEKFGGKLIEKIGARGNKLACEGGDPVDVVSGNVIANEVDLELPGTLPMALRRAYSSGNFAGRLLGAGWSSTLDQRIAVNGAGIHFAGDYAQILTYPVPAGDGSVLPTEGARWPLVWDRARDEIRVDNPWSGLSWHFDTVHHQSDDGQIRDLTAISDRNGNRITFVRDDVGTPLRIEHSGGYRIAVDTAATPAGVRVTGFKLRDEAAADGYVQIVEYRYDDRGRLVAVVNSSGLPYSYDFDDEDRIVAFTDRLGFRYTYEYDRQGRVLRATGAEGFLTASFTYAEEENTTVVTDSLGHPTTYRYDDHGHLVAVTDPLGGTVMSDYDRYGRLASRIDALGNRTSFEFDEGGDVVRVTDPDGAVTRFEYNGFHQPVLVQTADGPIWRRRYDERGNLTEVVEPGGATTRAERSDRGAITRGVDPAGSAVGYRCDAAGLPISVTDPLGGAIHAVRDAFGRVTAVTDATGATTRYQWTVEGFLAERTEPDGARSSWSYDAEGNEIRSVDAVGAVTVTEPGPFGRIAARTGPDGVRHEFTHDTELNLLSVTGPAGAIWHYGYDAAGRLVTEQDFAGRRLGYEYDAAGRMVARITGSGERIGFEYDAAGRLARRRTPDGDYTYGYDTEHRITSLSGPGSRVEYTWNDAGRLAAESTDGRRTAYEYDVAGRRVRRITPGGAVSEWSYDAAGQAETLRAGSHLLTFRLDAAGREVQRILPGARIDFAFDPAGRVEAQRVWAGDGPTERRQVVGREWRRRADGIPTEIHDSLRGVRRYETDPIGRVTAVTAQDWREEYAYDAFGQVTTPGVATPGDAAPTLQAVGDGGPAQARSRGGRRTSCEYDAAGRVTRTIRRTLDGRRIVRVFQWNSEDRLVETVAPDGTRWHYAYDPLGRRVSKARVSPEGAVVEQTVFVWDGPVLVEQHAHTADASVAVLTWDYDPGTGAPAAQRSRTSTAADLDLVDETFHAIVTDLAGTPTELLDDSGAIAWRTTTDLWGRMVAGSADAGADCPLRFAGQYFDAETELHYNLHRYYDPDTAAYLSPDPLGLVAGPNDHAYVPNPLVDTDPFGLMCDKALMKWSDETMDKATAYHDLHKGVDDWFHQNGTTAVVRARFPDGNGNWVVKDVVAHSGKETEEMAVALQSAAVKNGDIAVPFNVPGFTHAEHNALLFINKLGGVPVAGGASRPVCRDFCGPLIQGTKGTIYGQIIPKTHGHQVRGFFWSGSMNIK; encoded by the coding sequence TTGACCAAGCAGGCCAACGACGCCTACAACGACCGCATTGCCGCCGCCAAGGCCTGCCAAAGCGCCCTCGGTAAGGCCCAAGGCGACGGCATCCACAACAAGTCCTGGTGGGACCACGTCGCCGAGGACCTGTCCGAGTGGGGCGGCAAGATCGCCGAGATCGCCAACGACCTCGCACCGTTCCTGGATGTCCTGGCCCTGGCCACCTCCTGGATCCCCGGCGTGGACGTGGTCACCGCCGCCCTGGCCGAAGCCGACAACATCATCGCCCTGGTCGGCACCGGCATGCAGATCGCCGGCGACGCCATGCAAGGCCACTGGGGCGACGCCCTCATGGGCGTCGGCATGCTCGGTGCCCAGTACCTCGGCGGCAAGATGTTCGAGAAGTTCGGCGGGAAGCTGATCGAGAAGATCGGCGCTCGCGGCAACAAACTGGCCTGCGAAGGCGGCGACCCGGTGGATGTCGTCTCAGGGAACGTGATCGCCAACGAGGTCGATCTCGAGCTCCCCGGTACACTCCCGATGGCCCTGAGACGGGCGTACTCGTCAGGCAACTTCGCGGGCCGCCTCCTCGGCGCCGGCTGGTCGTCCACGCTCGACCAGCGGATCGCCGTCAACGGAGCCGGGATCCACTTCGCCGGCGACTACGCCCAGATCCTCACCTACCCGGTCCCCGCCGGCGATGGAAGTGTGCTGCCGACGGAGGGGGCGCGCTGGCCTTTGGTCTGGGACCGTGCGCGCGACGAGATCCGCGTGGACAATCCGTGGAGCGGACTCAGTTGGCATTTCGACACCGTTCACCATCAATCCGATGACGGGCAGATTCGCGACCTGACCGCGATCTCGGACCGGAATGGCAATCGGATCACCTTCGTCCGTGACGATGTGGGCACCCCGCTGCGCATCGAGCACAGCGGCGGATACCGGATCGCCGTCGACACCGCGGCGACTCCCGCCGGCGTCCGGGTCACCGGGTTCAAGCTGCGCGACGAAGCGGCCGCTGACGGGTACGTCCAGATCGTCGAGTACCGCTACGACGACCGCGGCCGCCTGGTCGCCGTCGTCAACTCCTCCGGCCTGCCCTACTCCTACGACTTCGACGACGAAGACCGGATCGTTGCGTTCACAGACCGCCTCGGCTTCCGGTACACCTATGAATACGACAGGCAGGGGCGAGTCCTCCGCGCCACCGGTGCCGAGGGCTTCCTGACTGCATCCTTCACCTACGCCGAGGAGGAGAACACCACCGTCGTGACCGACTCTCTCGGTCATCCGACAACGTATCGCTACGACGATCACGGCCACCTCGTGGCGGTCACCGATCCGCTGGGCGGCACGGTCATGAGCGACTACGACCGCTACGGCCGCCTCGCCTCCAGAATCGACGCTCTGGGCAACCGCACCAGCTTCGAGTTCGACGAAGGCGGCGACGTGGTGCGGGTCACCGACCCGGACGGCGCGGTGACGCGGTTCGAGTACAACGGATTCCATCAGCCGGTTCTGGTGCAGACCGCCGACGGCCCGATCTGGCGGCGTCGGTACGACGAGCGCGGGAACCTGACAGAGGTGGTGGAGCCGGGCGGCGCGACCACCCGGGCCGAGCGATCCGACCGCGGCGCGATCACCCGCGGCGTCGACCCCGCCGGCTCGGCCGTCGGCTACCGGTGCGATGCGGCCGGCCTGCCGATTTCCGTGACCGACCCGCTCGGCGGCGCGATCCACGCCGTACGCGACGCGTTCGGCCGGGTCACGGCGGTCACGGACGCGACCGGCGCGACGACCCGCTACCAGTGGACCGTCGAGGGCTTCCTCGCCGAGCGCACCGAGCCGGACGGCGCCCGGTCGAGCTGGTCCTACGACGCCGAGGGCAACGAGATACGCAGCGTCGACGCGGTCGGCGCGGTGACGGTGACCGAGCCCGGGCCGTTCGGCAGGATCGCGGCACGGACCGGGCCGGACGGTGTGCGCCACGAGTTCACCCACGACACCGAGCTGAACCTCCTGTCGGTCACGGGCCCGGCTGGTGCGATCTGGCACTACGGGTACGACGCCGCCGGACGCCTGGTGACCGAGCAGGACTTCGCCGGCCGCCGCCTCGGCTACGAATACGACGCCGCCGGAAGGATGGTGGCGCGGATCACCGGCTCCGGCGAGCGGATCGGATTCGAGTACGACGCCGCCGGACGGCTGGCGCGCCGTCGGACCCCCGACGGCGACTACACCTACGGATACGACACCGAGCACCGGATCACCAGCCTCAGCGGTCCCGGCAGCCGGGTCGAATACACGTGGAACGACGCGGGCCGGCTCGCCGCCGAGAGCACCGACGGCCGCCGGACGGCGTACGAGTACGACGTAGCAGGGCGTCGTGTCCGCCGGATCACCCCCGGCGGCGCCGTGTCGGAGTGGTCGTACGACGCGGCCGGCCAGGCCGAGACTCTGCGCGCCGGCTCGCACCTGCTGACCTTCAGGCTGGACGCCGCCGGTCGCGAGGTTCAGCGGATCCTGCCCGGGGCTCGAATCGACTTCGCCTTCGACCCGGCGGGCCGGGTCGAAGCCCAGCGGGTGTGGGCCGGCGACGGGCCCACGGAGCGTCGGCAGGTCGTCGGGCGCGAATGGCGCCGCCGGGCCGACGGGATCCCGACGGAGATCCACGACAGCCTGCGAGGCGTCCGCCGCTATGAGACGGACCCGATCGGCCGGGTCACTGCCGTGACAGCGCAGGACTGGCGCGAGGAGTACGCCTACGACGCGTTCGGCCAGGTGACGACACCTGGGGTGGCGACACCTGGCGACGCCGCGCCGACCCTGCAGGCGGTCGGGGACGGTGGTCCCGCTCAGGCCCGATCACGAGGCGGCCGGCGCACCAGTTGTGAATACGACGCCGCCGGACGGGTGACCCGCACGATCCGCCGGACCCTCGATGGCCGCCGGATCGTCCGCGTGTTCCAGTGGAACAGCGAAGACCGGTTGGTAGAGACGGTCGCACCGGACGGGACGCGCTGGCACTACGCCTACGACCCTCTCGGCCGCCGTGTCTCCAAGGCACGCGTGTCCCCGGAGGGGGCGGTCGTCGAGCAGACCGTCTTCGTCTGGGACGGGCCGGTGCTCGTGGAACAGCACGCCCACACCGCCGATGCCTCGGTGGCGGTCCTCACCTGGGACTACGATCCCGGAACCGGCGCGCCGGCGGCCCAGCGCAGCCGTACCTCGACCGCGGCCGACCTGGATCTGGTGGACGAGACGTTCCACGCCATCGTCACCGACCTGGCCGGAACGCCCACCGAACTCCTCGATGACAGCGGTGCCATCGCCTGGCGCACCACGACGGACCTGTGGGGCCGCATGGTCGCCGGGTCCGCAGACGCCGGCGCCGACTGTCCGCTGCGGTTCGCGGGACAGTACTTCGACGCCGAGACCGAGCTGCACTACAACCTGCACCGGTACTACGACCCGGACACCGCCGCCTACTTGTCCCCGGACCCGCTGGGTCTGGTCGCGGGTCCGAACGATCACGCCTACGTCCCGAACCCGCTGGTCGACACCGACCCGTTCGGCCTCATGTGCGATAAGGCGTTGATGAAGTGGTCCGACGAGACCATGGACAAGGCGACGGCCTACCACGACCTGCACAAGGGCGTCGACGACTGGTTCCACCAGAACGGGACCACCGCGGTCGTCAGGGCCCGGTTCCCCGACGGCAACGGCAACTGGGTAGTGAAGGACGTCGTCGCGCACAGCGGAAAGGAGACCGAGGAGATGGCCGTCGCCCTCCAGTCCGCGGCCGTGAAGAACGGCGACATCGCGGTGCCGTTCAACGTCCCGGGCTTCACCCATGCCGAGCACAACGCCTTGCTGTTCATCAACAAGCTCGGGGGCGTGCCGGTGGCCGGCGGCGCTTCGCGTCCGGTGTGCAGGGACTTCTGCGGACCCCTCATCCAGGGCACCAAGGGAACCATTTACGGCCAGATCATCCCCAAGACCCACGGCCATCAGGTGAGAGGATTCTTCTGGTCTGGATCGATGAACATCAAGTGA